One segment of Trachemys scripta elegans isolate TJP31775 chromosome 1, CAS_Tse_1.0, whole genome shotgun sequence DNA contains the following:
- the DCLRE1C gene encoding protein artemis isoform X3: MFLFQGQNGTVLYTGDFRLAKGEAARMELLHSGTRVKDIQSVYLDTTFCDPRFYQIPSREECLNGILELVRSWITLSRYHVVWLNCKAAYGYEYLFTNLSEELGVKVHVNKLDMFKNMPEILYHVTTDRHTQIHACRHPRDDDYLRGNRLPCGMTSRNGTPLRIISVKPSTMWFGERTRKTNIIVRTGESSYRACFSFHSSYSEIKDFLGYIRPVNVYPNVVPVGSTADEVVKILKPLCKSYSINSEPKYKPLGTLKRSRTVDLTDTDEGSDDLFDTELTPVRHKIPKHQVETTVPETKASSENSEGSHSENMGNYKATTMPMSSQVDFIDCEESNGEDDDDEESEKNTVWAQVVAHNPDSTSILGNPNEKAHSDLTCALTSGQQESNADMPQWDVFFKRDIKTTDDSSENEDHLPSSIDAGRSQSPNLFSDSDSLSDSTHISSQNSSQSTHISEQGSQGLDSQADTVLITSQQTHGVDFSFLNKGGNRVTVSVSHFMAMDNQTESPRWKLLDQNTPCPGNDSDLKGKNQEMNAEAGAAQTQNTLIEVNNEKSKTPNPELERDSQSSSDFEIPSTPDAELPRPDKLHCLYKKLAAGETIY, encoded by the exons AT GTTTTTGTTTCAAGGCCAAAATGGCACTGTACTTTATACTGGAGATTTCAGACTAGCAAAAGGAGAAGCAGCCAGAATGGAGCTCTTGCATTCGGGGACCAG AGTGAAAGACATTCAGAGTGTATATTTAGACACCACTTTCTGTGATCCCAGATTTTATCAGATCCCAAGCAGA GAGGAATGTTTAAATGGGATATTAGAGTTAGTGCGAAGCTGGATCACTCTGAGTCGCTATCATGTTGTGTGGCTAAATTGCAAAGCTGCCTATGGATATGAATATTTATTCACAAACCTCAGTGAAGAACTTGGAGTCAAG gtCCATGTGAACAAACTGGACATGTTCAAAAACATGCCGGAAATCCTCTACCATGTTACCACGGATCGGCACACTCAGATTCATGCATGTCGACATCCACGG GATGATGACTATCTTCGAGGGAATAGGTTGCCTTGTGGAATGACTTCCCGAAATGGAACCCCTTTACGTATAATTAGTGTCAAACCTTCCACAATGTGGTTTGGAGAGAGGACAAGAAAAACCAATATAATAGTAAG GACTGGGGAGAGTTCATACAGAGCTTGCTTCTCTTTTCATTCCTCTTACAGTGAG ATTAAGGATTTCTTGGGTTATATCCGCCCTGTGAATGTGTATCCCAATGTAGTTCCGGTGGGTTCAACAGCAGATGAAGTTGTAAAAAT CTTAAAGCCACTATGCAAGTCATACAGTATAAATAGCGAGCCCAAATATAAACCGCTTGGAACACTGAAGAGATCCAGAACAGTGGACTTAACAGACACAG ATGAGGGCAGTGATGATCTCTTCGATACAGAATTGACTCCTGTAAGGCATAAGATTCCAAAACATCAAGTGGAGACAACGGTGCCTGAGACAAAAGCTTCATCTGAAAACTCTGAAGGAAGCCATAGTGAGAACATGGGAAATTACAAAGCAACCACTATGCCTATGTCTTCGCAGGTAGACTTCATAGACTGTGAGGAATCAAAtggtgaagatgatgatgatgaagaatctgaaaaaaatacagtttggGCTCAAGTTGTAGCCCACAATCCAGACTCCACTTCGATACTGGGAAATCCAAATGAAAAAGCCCATTCGGATTTGACCTGTGCATTGACTAGTGGCCAGCAGGAGTCTAATGCAGATATGCCACAGTGGGATGTTTTCTTTAAGCGAGATATTAAAACTACAGATGATAGTTCTGAAAACGAGGACCatctcccatcttccatagatGCTGGTAGGTCCCAGTCACCAAACTTGTTCAGTGATTCAGATAGTTTAAGTGATTCTACCCACATCTCCTCTCAAAATTCTTCTCAGTCAACGCACATATCGGAGCAGGGGAGCCAGGGCTTGGACAGCCAAGCAGACACAGTACTCATCACCTCCCAACAGACACATGGTGTGGATTTCAGCTTTTTGAACAAAGGAGGGAACAGAGTAACAGTTTCTGTGTCACATTTCATGGCCATGGATAATCAAACTGAATCCCCTAGGTGGAAGCTTTTGGACCAAAATACACCTTGCCCAGGTAATGACTCTGATTTGAAAGGGAAAAACCAAGAGATGAATGCAGAAGCTGGTGCTGCTCAAACGCAAAACACGCTAATTGAAGTAAATAATGAGAAATCGAAGACTCCTAATCCAGAATTAGAAAGAGACTCTCAGAGCTCCTCTGACTTTGAAATCCCTTCAACCCCCGATGCTGAGTTACCTAGACCAGATAAGCTGCACTGTCTGTACAAGAAGCTAGCAGCAGGTGAAACGATATACTGA